CCACTGGTCTATCTTTGTGTTGACAAGCTCTCCCGGCAGGTTTCTTACCCGCTTTCCACACACACTGAAGAACACGGGTCCGGATTCCCTTGCCACCACACTTCACAGAACACTGCAATGATATCGAGCAAGTTGTTATATCAGATTTCTTCAGGTGGCTTCAATTCTACCACTCTTACCCAAGCGCGTCACTAAAATGTCATGTTGCATATGCCATCCTAGGCACTGTTTACTAAATGAGCTATAAAATCGTTTAAAGATATATGGGTACTTACTGTTGACCACGGTGAGACTCTCCAATGCGCTTCACAGCGTCCGTTGGTACATTCTCGCTCCATAGACGGCATATCCGACTGCGAACAGTTCTTGAAGTCAAGCTTGGTGCCATTGTTGTAGATGCAGTGAGCTCTGCGATGCTGTACAGCCAGTCTTTCACCCACACATTTGTTGGAGCACTGCAAGCAAGATTGGGCAAAGGATACCGCCTATGAAGAAAAGCTGACCGTTTTGTCAATCTTCTTGGTGAAACCTGCCTGGCTAGTATCTCACTTAGGCTTGTGAGATTCAGCTTATGATTTGTGCCTTCTGCCACACTGAGTTATGCCTCGTTGAGAGAGACATAACCTGTAGCCTTTAGCGAGAAGTGGAAAGTTACTAAATAGTTCTCTCAGGTGAAATGTCTGGTTGTTTAAAAGCAGAGATGTTACTTGTCAACCTACCTTTTTCTTCCAACCTTTTGTCATCCAGTGCGGACATTCTCCCTGGCCACACGGCTTCTTCGTCTCCAGCTTCTTAGGTATATTCCTCGCACACATGTCTTCAGGAACAACCTTGAAGTACTCTTCCATGATGATCTCACAAGATATTGGTCGAATCTGTAGTCCGTTGCCTCCGCAGGTGGATGAACAGTGACTCCAGTCTCCTGTGACGACGTCGTACGGAGTCATCGAATAATTAAAGGTATTCTGCGCAGTCCACGCATCGGAGAGGAAGCTGTTCCTCGACGTGGCTTGATCCAGCATCTTTGCTCTGTGGTTCAGATACTTCTTCCGCTGCACGAAGAGTGAGTAGCCCACGTGGGCACTGTGGAAATGGACACTGATGTTAGACTTGGCGGCCCCGGCTTCGCAGGCGTACACCCCAGTGTCTCTCGGGCGGGATCGTACGATCATCAACACTCCAGACTTGCTCTTCCTCACCCGGCCAACCTGTTTGATCTGGCGGCCTGCCTTTGTCCACTTCAGCTGTTTCTTCTTGAAGTTTTTCACGGGGCATGAGACGATCAAAGAAGTCCCAGGTATGATCGTGTTGTCACCGCCTACCACTAACTTCATCCGCTTTGTCTTCCTCGTCTGGACGAGTTTAGTGTTGTCTTCGAAGATCTCCGGCGGTTTGACCTGCACTTCATTCGTGGTtctgccaccaccaccacattCGGTGTTCTTGCAAGACTTCCATGCATCGGGCCTTGGTTCTGGACACAGCAACTCATCTGGTCCCCACAGTTTTCTCATTGTACCGTTAGCCATCTTCTGTTGACAGTAGACGTCGCGCATATGGAGACCTTGGCCACACATTGGGGTGCACTGAAACAAGAACAAAACATAAACCATTGGAAAGCGTAGGAACTGACAAACTCAGTTGAATATGATCAAGATGGTAAATGTAACCTAAAAATGTAGCTTTGTAACAAGACAGCACTTACCGCTGACCACGATCCAGTGATCCACACTCTTGGACAAGGGACTTCGGCACAGTAGCGTCCCTTCTTGGGGAGTTCATCAAGACCACAACGATATGAGGGGAGGACGACCTTCTCATGCTCGCTGGGACCATACCGCTGGACACACTCCACATGGAGCTTGACCACGCCTCCGCCACAGGTGACAGAGCATTCGCCGTAGTGTTTCACTACCCACCTGAAAGTTTAGTATCGTTTTTATATGCTACTGGCATGTTTCATCAAGGCGAATTTCAACAAGATTACATGGCAATTTTCAGTTTTTAGCAGATTCCGAGAAGAATGTATATTCCATCCGACCGATAGTGTTCAGTATAGCTAATCCAGGTGTATTTTCTTCTTTGACTTGAACTAGCTTTTTAAGCATATTCTTCTGGTATCGAAGTTGAAGTCGTGATCTGCTCAGATGTGGCAAAGGATATGTGGAATTGTGCAAAATTGACATATCCAACTTACGATGGAGGGCATGGTACATTATTGCATGGTCTCGTGATTGGCGCGGGTCTCCTGGTTGGATCACAGTAGATCAGGCTGACTGAGTTGTGCGTTGTATCTTGAAGACAGTCGATTATCGCCTCCCGAACGCCTTGAAAGAGAAACAACTTCTAGAAACAGCTCGATACGAATGAAACGTCTTAGTCAAACTTCCCATAGAGGACGATTAAGGGAGTATCCATTGATCACCTTAATAGCTTTACCAACAGTAATACTCAACATCCTCCGAGCCAGGAGCATCGATCTTGTGAGTTTAACTACTTACCTCCTAAGCATGATGCACTGCACGACTTGAAGCCAGCATATCGCCAGAGATACGTCACTCTCTTCGGCGAAAGTTTGTTATCTAAACCAGGGATGTCTACTTCAGGTTTCAGGCACGGCTTGTTCTTACACTCCTCAATATCCGATGGTCGAGGGCCAGCAGCTGGAAATTGAACAACATCGTACAAAAACCGGATTTCCCACGTTTTCTTGTTGTTTCTGATGCCGGTGGAGTGACTAGTCACCGTGTGAACCCACTTAATCGGACGAGTCAGAGAAGCTATAATTCTGATGTGTTATTTTGGCTACCGCCTACTGTTGGGTACTAGATTCTTAAAGTGTGTGAGCTGTCATCGTACAAATACGTACCGTATCGTCTTATTCTGAATCAATTTTGATAGCAGAGTATAGCAGCAGTTTGTACCATGTTTAAGCTTAACAGTTGAAAACTTCAACTCAGCCACAAAAGTCCGCCACAAAACATTCACCCCGACAAAAATCACTGTCCGGATCGTATCACCAAGATGTACGATGCGGCCAGGACTCGTGGCGGAACTGACAATGATTCCATGGTTATCAACCGATCAGGACTGAACTGTTCAATTGTAAATCAACTCCTTGGGTTTCATCTTCGAGGTAGAGAGTTTGGAATATGAGCCTGGCAACCTGTATGGGAATTGGGACGCTTGTTTCCCTCCGTTTTGGTCATTTATCAGTAAACATGTGGATGTGTGTGAGAATAAAGGCGAATTGGTTTAAAGGGAAAAAGAAGATAGAAAAGGAAATATGAAGCAATCAATCGGTTATGGCACTGCTTTCAATGATCGCTCAAACAGTGACCTGAAATTGAGGCGAAATGATCTGTTTGAAACGAAGTAAGCCACAAAGTTCATAGCTGAGTCGAGCACGATGAGAAGTAAACCGGTCTTCCGAGCGTAATTGTAAAAGAGATTATCATCGGGGAATGGGGCGCCAGCAAAAAGAACTACGACCCTGTCTAGACCAGGCAATGTTTCACAAATTGTAAACAAGGTTACAAGAGAGATGACAGTCATTGTGGCCTGCATCTGGCCGCGCTCTGGGCGTTCTTTGTTCGCCATTTTGAGCTGTTTGGTCATGGCTCTTCTGACGGAAATGATGAGAATGATGTTCATGGTATATATGAGTATCATGGGAACGAGGACTGTTGCTAGTATGTAATTCATTTGGCGAAAAACATCGGAATCTTCTCGAGACTCCAACTGAAGTTCTATTACCCCGTTGCACTGGTTTGGCCTCCAGAAAAGATGTTGGTGGTAAAACACGGGACGAGGGATGGCCAAACATAACGCCACAAGAATAATCAAGAACACAATTATTCCAACATTACCCTTGGTACAGCGTCTCCTGGCCCACAACGGGAAAACGATATTCAAAAATCGCTCAAAGGTAATTAAAACGATTAACCAATTCCGAGTCTGCAACGACGAATAGTAAAAGGGTTCCGTAGCATACGCTATAGCTGGCGCTAACAGGTGGTCAGAGAGAGCGAAAAGTGCAATTCTATTGCTGAAATATACCACCATGTGACGTACAAAGAAATAAATCAGGCAAACTGTCAGAAAGAACATGTCACACACGGCGAGTATGCGCAGTAAGAAAACAGATGTTGTTGCGATATTCTGCATGTGATGATATACGACGAGATTGATGACGTTAAGCACAATCCCCAAAATGGCGAGAGGGGTGATGCCGCATGTGTAGAGGTAAAACACATCGACGTACACCTTGTTGTATACACAGTTACCCTGGAAAGTGGTCGTTTGAGGGTAACTTTGAACGGCATCCATCCTCGGCGCTGCATCGGGGAAATTGGGCATCTTTAGGCGACAGTGCTGACTAGGAAGTACCAGAAACCCTCGCGCTGTAACAGATTCGTGGGGTTAGACGACATGTATGGTGGAGGTGATAATAACCCCTGGTGCATCAGAACCCCTGCCGATCCATGAAGGGTTACTTTTTCCTAGCAAATACTGGAATCACCAGACATTTTCAAGTGCGTCGATCTTGGTCCGATTGTTTAGAAAGGCTGAATCAGTGATTCAGAATCCACCATCTAATCACAACACCAATTTGCCTCGTGAATGTCATCAAGAAATGGAAACAGTCACCGGCCCAGAAAGCTAGTTACCGAAATCCTAGCATTGAGGGCAGGAACTGGCCTACGTTCTTCAATTCACACCTGCACTTGTAGCGGATTCGTCATTGCAGCATTTCGTTCATAAAGGCTATTTCATAGGATGATCTACTCCTTGACAGAGCAATAACTCGCATGAAAGGATGTTTTTTTTTCGAACTCATCGAAGACCTTGAGGAGAAACATGTAACTGGGCTTCGCACTTCGATGGCCTAGGCCACAATGTTGCAGTACAAGTCGGTATTTAGGCTTGTGTGTTTGCTTGACATCGAAGGGTGTTAACTGACGACGGCAGTGTTATCTTACCGAACATTTATGAAACCTCATGTCTGATTAGCCAACACTACTACCGTTACATGCAAGCACGGCGTTATGGCTTGTAACACTGTGTTTGGTACTGCTTGCTTCGATGCAGAATTCGTGACTGTTTCATCCAATTATGTCGTGGGATTTTACACGAATGGTGGCACATCATACATACATCATACATCTATTTGCATCGAATCGAAATTAAAGCTCCAATGACAGCCTCAAATGCTCATTTATAAGACGTAGGGATCGAATTTTATGAAGTACGTTTATGTTAAATCGTCTGATGCCCGAGGTGATAATTACAAATGTGTCATCGAAATGGAACTACCATGTTCATCAATTTAAACCGAATGCCCGAAGCAAGAGTTGAGATACCCACCAATTACGAAAAGTATCACCAGCCAAGTCACACTTGtcaatgtgaaaaaaatatttgaattatgGACAATATAGGGATAGGCGAACTGATGATTATAGAGAGAGATCTACTAGTATGACATTCCAGTATCTACTTTAGTATCGGCATACGTTGTATTTGTTTAGCCAAACACATGCAATGGTACCGGGAATGGTACTCAAATAGAATCTAGTAAAGTATTCAGTTGTTTCCATGCAAGATTCTAAGGTTCTAAGATGTGACgatgccatcttggataggttAGTTGATCGAAACCACCCCTGCCAGTACAACGTTAGTTACGTTGATGGCAGCGTTTGGGATAATAGCAAAAAATAGAGATTCCGAAGAAGGCTACCTGAGAGCAGAAGATGTGTCTAATAGAGCTATCACCAAATTTTTGCTTCCTGTTGTAAATGTGTAGATCGTAAATCACCATTAATGCAACTGCGTTCATTGTTTTGAAGCAATAAAATAGGAAAATAGGCTTACTGCTCTTACGCACTACCCTACGACTGGCCGTCGCCCCCGACTCAAAGCACAGTCGATCGATTTGTTTATGTGTTTAAAATGTAATATCAACATCTACAATATACACCATCTACCAAAGGAACAAAAAAATGGTGATTGGCACAGGTGACCCTCGCCACTTCATGAACTGAAAGAAGATATATATTAACTGACGGTCGGGTATATGTAACCTAAACGGACTTCAGCCGACGTGAGCATTTTCCCGATATTTGACCTCGTCCACAAATAGAACGGGCACCTATCCCCTCCCCGCGCAAAAGCGAGTGTCATGCAGGATATCATATCTACATCGGGTTTTTTTTGGCAGCAGGAGGGCCGTGGTAAGGTGCCATAAGCGCCATTTTGTGGAATCTTTTGCACATATTTCCTGGACAAGGAGTTGATCTGATGTTGTCCATGACATTGCTGCACTATAGGCTTagtataaatgctatttgtaacACGAACAAGAATCCATTTGAGAAACTTGCTGATAGACTTTTTCAATCAGAAGTACTTAGTCCCTTATACGCGCAATTGGATTATAGACACGAGCAAGCCAGAATGGTTGTTTCGTGGATTTCTGTTCTATCATGTTGAGGAAGTTGAGATATACTGATGAATGTCCGATCCGACATCGTGCCAGCTCGGGGTGACAGCGAAAATCAATGTGACGAATAAGAAAGTGCGGGATAGATTGGTGGGTGACAGTGAATCGTATGTGACTGAGAAGAGGCCGCGAGAGGGAATTGGTGGCTCGATGCGGCAGTTTCAAACGAGCTGGTTGAGGGAGAAGACTATGTCGGATGATCGTTAGAGTAGAAAGTATAAACTTCTAATTTTTTGTTGTGAACGATAGCGCTAACGTTCATATATTGTTTCCGGCGACTTGAAAACCTTCCTCTTCATTGCGCCATTGCGTGAGATTCTGCGGACGAACTCCTGGCGCCAGGAGGAGGAACTTGCAGAGAATATGAAATTGAGTGCTCAGAGTAAGATGTATTGACATAAGTGTGCTGTGTCAGGGTTGCCCGGACAGCAGGTGATGGTAATGGTTCATTCATGTTTACTGTTGCTGTTGCCTCATGGCAACGGTCGAGTCTGGGAATATACAGTCACATTTCTGGACTTGGCCAAATTTGGGTGAATGCGACGCCGGCTGAAATGTGGATTTGAAGGTGTATGTGCCTCCTGAAATCACTTGCTGATATAGCTGACTCAAGTTTTCCTCAATTTTCAGTAAATCTTATTTTTTACCGATTTCAAAAATACACATGTTACTTTCAAAAATGTAGGAAATTGTCGTAAATTCTTTTCAACATAAAGTAAATTTTGTGTGATTTTGTATATGGAAGTTTTCACGAGGCATAATGTAATGGAATGTGGAGAAGAAAAACTATGAGCCTATACCATGACCCAGGTAGAAGCTGGGATTTACAGGATTCGGAGCTAAACCTGCTGACCTTCACCAAAGTTTCGCCAATTCCTTCGCATGactaaaatatcaaaacaatgcATAACGCTAGATAATGGAATCATTTCTTGAAAGGCTTTCGTGCGCAAACCAAAGAACTTCACTGAATTCAAATAATAGCGCATCAACTTTATCTGCTCGGCAACTAACTTCATCTCGTATCAACGTTAGTAGCATCCTCAACTAAAAGCAGATATTATAACTGAAATTACTTGAAAATCTATTTCCGATTGTCGGAAGGATAAGGCGTAGCCATGCAATATATGGTAATGGTAAAAAAAGACTTACTTAAACACTTGTATGTTGGAGCGGTCTGGAATGTATTTGTCCGATAGTTGTAATGGCGACATTCAATTGTTACAGCCCGGATTCCTGGCCCACAGGTGGTACTGCATGGACCCTTAAGGATGATGGCCCATCTGCGAAgaaattataatacatgtataatttattgctggcaggtcctccatcaaagtggcaaccacgCAAACAAATCTTAACGGATTCAGCATCACGGcgatctgaagcttgtgtgaaataaaaatgttgttCTATCTCACGcaaggttcatatcgccatagcTTTCAGAgcttcaaattctgaaaaattttgtTACACTTTCAAGGGGTATCCATTTAGATGAAAATATCTCTCAGAGACATTTTGTTCTTACGCTGGTTTTGACTTGACTGGTGGTGGTTTGTCAGCCTGTGGCTCGTCATACAGGTTACTGGCATACGGCAATGCCGCCTTCGCTGGCATCGATTTCATGCTGGACTTCTCACTCAGGTCATCAGCAAACTGGAATTCGCCTGAAATGACTAAAAGGAAACTTGCATTCATTGTCTTGCTCTTCTTAACCGATGTTATGACGAATGACAGATCCAAACAGAACAAACCCGAGTTTTGGGAAACACACGAATACCAGACGATAAACATGATCACTGTCTTACCTTCTGCCTCCTTAGATGGATAATCATCAAATTCTGTCTTGTTTGCATACGGGCAGACGACCCCAGTGTGACAGGTTATGGCTGACAATGGGTACTCTGACGGCGGGCAAAGGAGCCGCGAGGAGCTGCAGTAGACCTTTCTATACCGCATCCCAACACCACATGTTACGGAACACTGAAAATAAAGCAGTCGATCAAACTCGTCTTCTGAGCAGACTTAGGAAAGTTTTGATATCTGTAGGGAGCTTGATAGTTACACACATTCTGAAAAGACGGCGATGGCGATACCCATACCGAAGCAATCGATCAGTCAGTGTGTCCATCCAGCACCAACAACGTAGTATGGTATCTTACAGTCCAAATCCCAAACTCCCCTGTGGAAGAGCGGGTGTTTCGAAGAAGGAAATGTCCGACCTTACCCTTGACCACTTCCGTGTGTGCCACACGGGACAGTTCCCTTCGTTGCACTGTCTGGTCGCCTCCGGCCGCTTGGTTGCACACCTAGAGAGGTCTAGTCTCTTGAACATTCCCGAGGGCTTCCTCAGTCCACAAAACACGTCCCTCACTCGAATACCCTTGCCGCAGGACTGGCTGCATTCGCTCCAATCTTCATTGACCCATCTTAACAAGTAAATTATAACCAAAACTGTTACAGCAATGTTTAAACATTTTGCTCCGCCCGGGGTCCTATGTCTGGCGTCCATCCTCATCGAAGACTGAAGATGGCGCCTGGGTCAGCCATTTTGGTAATCGTCATCATATTGAAGATTACTTCTTTGTCATAACTCACGTGTAATAATCATAAGATACTGATATTCTGTTCAGCACAAAAGCAAAATGCTTCAGCAGACAATGGTTACTCAGGTTAAGACTGCATTTCATCCAAAAACATGCATGGGAAGTTGTACCAACAATAACAAAATGCCGAAACCCGGGAACTTTAGATCTTCAGTCTGACGCTCTCTCAGCTGCGCTACTTCGGCTCGTGATGTGTGTCTGGCGGACATTTACAGAATACCAAGTTTGGCTTACTCTGGTGTGCACGCTCCTATATCACAGGTTTTGATTTGTCTCGAAGGTTTCAACGTCGGATCACACTTTCTCGTTTTCACCCTTCTGTCTCGTTTGACATCTTTGCAGTAAAAGTTCTGCGTTTGCCGGCCTGAAAATGAAGGTGAAGTAATAGGTCTCTGTTGCAAACGGGTTTGGTAGCCCTCCAGGTCGGTAGTGAGTGAGATTGGAAGCTTGCCGATACCGATGGTCAAAGCCATCCTTGGCCAGCAGATGCTACAAATACTGCATGTATATGTAGGAGATTGACGTTTCTTCTCCGACAGTAAGGTGGTTAAAAGCAGAGCCAGCATATTTCTGGTTCTGTATTCAACGGAGCGAGGATTTTGGCAGTTCGAAGTTTACACTTTAGAATATTTGCATAGACTTAGACGTTTTCAACTCTACTGAGATAAAGTACATCTGACCTCATTTTTACGTAACTTGTATACTTGACTGTATCAATTATGTCAACGATATACGAACGTCACGACCTTATGTGcaaatcaaagaagaaaaaTGTCATTTCGTCATTTGTGTGAAAATTACCTTCTGATTGGGAGCTAAGTAGTTCAATAGCATGATCAAAAAATGCAACCACAAGTTATGTTTTACATCATCGACACATTCTTTTGCAATTAAGTTTTAATGAGTCAAGTAGCGCGACTTAAGTAGATCCAGGATGGAGATGAAAATAAACGTGTTGTATATCGGAGAACAACTGCTTTGAGGCAGACAAAACAATTGTATTGGTCTGGTTTTG
This is a stretch of genomic DNA from Lineus longissimus chromosome 2, tnLinLong1.2, whole genome shotgun sequence. It encodes these proteins:
- the LOC135483356 gene encoding protein madd-4-like isoform X3; protein product: MGGRRVLPLYCHLWCRQTQNFYCKDVKRDRRVKTRKCDPTLKPSRQIKTCDIGACTPEWVNEDWSECSQSCGKGIRVRDVFCGLRKPSGMFKRLDLSRCATKRPEATRQCNEGNCPVWHTRKWSRCSVTCGVGMRYRKVYCSSSRLLCPPSEYPLSAITCHTGVVCPYANKTEFDDYPSKEAEVISGEFQFADDLSEKSSMKSMPAKAALPYASNLYDEPQADKPPPVKSKPAWAIILKGPCSTTCGPGIRAVTIECRHYNYRTNTFQTAPTYKCLTAGPRPSDIEECKNKPCLKPEVDIPGLDNKLSPKRVTYLWRYAGFKSCSASCLGGVREAIIDCLQDTTHNSVSLIYCDPTRRPAPITRPCNNVPCPPSWVVKHYGECSVTCGGGVVKLHVECVQRYGPSEHEKVVLPSYRCGLDELPKKGRYCAEVPCPRVWITGSWSACTPMCGQGLHMRDVYCQQKMANGTMRKLWGPDELLCPEPRPDAWKSCKNTECGGGGRTTNEVQVKPPEIFEDNTKLVQTRKTKRMKLVVGGDNTIIPGTSLIVSCPVKNFKKKQLKWTKAGRQIKQVGRVRKSKSGVLMIVRSRPRDTGVYACEAGAAKSNISVHFHSAHVGYSLFVQRKKYLNHRAKMLDQATSRNSFLSDAWTAQNTFNYSMTPYDVVTGDWSHCSSTCGGNGLQIRPISCEIIMEEYFKVVPEDMCARNIPKKLETKKPCGQGECPHWMTKGWKKKCSNKCVGERLAVQHRRAHCIYNNGTKLDFKNCSQSDMPSMERECTNGRCEAHWRVSPWSTCSVKCGGKGIRTRVLQCVWKAGKKPAGRACQHKDRPVVKKHCQAPPCSARTTPKPSKHRPKSKECADRSPYCSIAKKMKLCRYQAYLKLCCKTCYGSRL
- the LOC135483356 gene encoding ADAMTS-like protein 3 isoform X2, whose translation is MWMCRTTLLCALVVLFVSVIRAQWTPWSRWSSCTKLCDGGVTKQVRQCASVEDCKGPRSRFKLCNTQPCPENSVDFRDLQCAGYNTKRSHEEWVAYHNTSLPCTLVCRGLGTGIIEEKSRHVVDGTRCLHRKDAICLRGVCKDLGCDGTLDHEAQVDHCGVCRGDGSSCSRYVWVEDEFSPCTVTCGVGRQTQNFYCKDVKRDRRVKTRKCDPTLKPSRQIKTCDIGACTPEWVNEDWSECSQSCGKGIRVRDVFCGLRKPSGMFKRLDLSRCATKRPEATRQCNEGNCPVWHTRKWSRCSVTCGVGMRYRKVYCSSSRLLCPPSEYPLSAITCHTGVVCPYANKTEFDDYPSKEAEVISGEFQFADDLSEKSSMKSMPAKAALPYASNLYDEPQADKPPPVKSKPAWAIILKGPCSTTCGPGIRAVTIECRHYNYRTNTFQTAPTYKCLTAGPRPSDIEECKNKPCLKPEVDIPGLDNKLSPKRVTYLWRYAGFKSCSASCLGGVREAIIDCLQDTTHNSVSLIYCDPTRRPAPITRPCNNVPCPPSWVVKHYGECSVTCGGGVVKLHVECVQRYGPSEHEKVVLPSYRCGLDELPKKGRYCAEVPCPRVWITGSWSACTPMCGQGLHMRDVYCQQKMANGTMRKLWGPDELLCPEPRPDAWKSCKNTECGGGGRTTNEVQVKPPEIFEDNTKLVQTRKTKRMKLVVGGDNTIIPGTSLIVSCPVKNFKKKQLKWTKAGRQIKQVGRVRKSKSGVLMIVRSRPRDTGVYACEAGAAKSNISVHFHSAHVGYSLFVQRKKYLNHRAKMLDQATSRNSFLSDAWTAQNTFNYSMTPYDVVTGDWSHCSSTCGGNGLQIRPISCEIIMEEYFKVVPEDMCARNIPKKLETKKPCGQGECPHWMTKGWKKKCSNKCVGERLAVQHRRAHCIYNNGTKLDFKNCSQSDMPSMERECTNGRCEAHWRVSPWSTCSVKCGGKGIRTRVLQCVWKAGKKPAGRACQHKDRPVVKKHCQAPPCSAKCADRSPYCSIAKKMKLCRYQAYLKLCCKTCYGSRL
- the LOC135483356 gene encoding ADAMTS-like protein 3 isoform X1, which translates into the protein MWMCRTTLLCALVVLFVSVIRAQWTPWSRWSSCTKLCDGGVTKQVRQCASVEDCKGPRSRFKLCNTQPCPENSVDFRDLQCAGYNTKRSHEEWVAYHNTSLPCTLVCRGLGTGIIEEKSRHVVDGTRCLHRKDAICLRGVCKDLGCDGTLDHEAQVDHCGVCRGDGSSCSRYVWVEDEFSPCTVTCGVGRQTQNFYCKDVKRDRRVKTRKCDPTLKPSRQIKTCDIGACTPEWVNEDWSECSQSCGKGIRVRDVFCGLRKPSGMFKRLDLSRCATKRPEATRQCNEGNCPVWHTRKWSRCSVTCGVGMRYRKVYCSSSRLLCPPSEYPLSAITCHTGVVCPYANKTEFDDYPSKEAEVISGEFQFADDLSEKSSMKSMPAKAALPYASNLYDEPQADKPPPVKSKPAWAIILKGPCSTTCGPGIRAVTIECRHYNYRTNTFQTAPTYKCLTAGPRPSDIEECKNKPCLKPEVDIPGLDNKLSPKRVTYLWRYAGFKSCSASCLGGVREAIIDCLQDTTHNSVSLIYCDPTRRPAPITRPCNNVPCPPSWVVKHYGECSVTCGGGVVKLHVECVQRYGPSEHEKVVLPSYRCGLDELPKKGRYCAEVPCPRVWITGSWSACTPMCGQGLHMRDVYCQQKMANGTMRKLWGPDELLCPEPRPDAWKSCKNTECGGGGRTTNEVQVKPPEIFEDNTKLVQTRKTKRMKLVVGGDNTIIPGTSLIVSCPVKNFKKKQLKWTKAGRQIKQVGRVRKSKSGVLMIVRSRPRDTGVYACEAGAAKSNISVHFHSAHVGYSLFVQRKKYLNHRAKMLDQATSRNSFLSDAWTAQNTFNYSMTPYDVVTGDWSHCSSTCGGNGLQIRPISCEIIMEEYFKVVPEDMCARNIPKKLETKKPCGQGECPHWMTKGWKKKCSNKCVGERLAVQHRRAHCIYNNGTKLDFKNCSQSDMPSMERECTNGRCEAHWRVSPWSTCSVKCGGKGIRTRVLQCVWKAGKKPAGRACQHKDRPVVKKHCQAPPCSARTTPKPSKHRPKSKECADRSPYCSIAKKMKLCRYQAYLKLCCKTCYGSRL